A window from Bos indicus isolate NIAB-ARS_2022 breed Sahiwal x Tharparkar chromosome 1, NIAB-ARS_B.indTharparkar_mat_pri_1.0, whole genome shotgun sequence encodes these proteins:
- the TM4SF4 gene encoding transmembrane 4 L6 family member 4 produces the protein MCTGSCAKCLGGTLIPLSVFGLLANILLFFPGGKVIDNNDHLSDEVWYFGGILGSGVLMIFPALVFLGLKNNDCCGCCGNEGCGKRFAMFTSTIFAVIGVLGAGYSFIVSAVSINKGPKCFMSQNSTWGYPFQDGDYLGDSNLWSRCQKPSDVVPWNLTLFSILLIIGAVQIIICAIQVINGLLGTLCGDCQCCGCCGGDGPV, from the exons ATGTGCACTGGGAGCTGTGCCAAGTGCCTGGGGGGCACCCTCATCCCCCTGTCTGTGTTTGGCCTCCTCGCTAACATCCTGCTATTTTTCCCTGGAGGAAAAGTGATAGACAACAATGACCACCTTTCCGACGAAGTCTGGTATTTTGGAGGAATACTAGGAAGCGGAGTCTTG ATGATCTTCCCTGCCCTGGTGTTCCTGGGCCTGAAGAACAATGACTGCTGCGGGTGCTGTGGCAATGAGGGCTGCGGGAAGCGCTTTGCG aTGTTCACCTCCACAATATTTGCAGTGATTGGAGTCCTGGGTGCTGGATACTCCTTTATTGTTTCAGCCGTTTCAATCAACAAGGGTCCAAAATGTTTCATGAGCCAAAACAGCACATGGGGCTACCCCTTCCAGGACGG AGATTACCTCGGGGACTCTAACTTATGGAGCAGGTGCCAAAAGCCTAGTGATGTGGTTCCCTGGAATCTGACCCTCTTCTCCATCCTGCTGATCATAGGAGCAGTTCAGATAATTATCTGTGCCATCCAGGTGATCAATGGCCTCCTGGGGACCCTGTGTGGAGATTGCCAGTGTTGTGGCTGCTGTGGG